ATGAGGTTCGTCATCACAATAGCGTAAGAACAGTTAAAAATATTCACCCAACAGAAATCAAAAATGTGCATCGTACCACTGTCCGTAATGAAAATTATTTTCCAGTCAGAGAATCCAATGTGAACGAAACGGTTGTTGAGAATTACGATTGTGGCAGCGACGTAAACGATTCAAGTAATTGCCGCAGAGTAGGCGGTTCGAACAATTGCGGT
The nucleotide sequence above comes from Oceanobacillus timonensis. Encoded proteins:
- a CDS encoding spore coat protein, giving the protein MSQDNCQCSRCRNSNRDEDVRVHPTRHEVRHHNSVRTVKNIHPTEIKNVHRTTVRNENYFPVRESNVNETVVENYDCGSDVNDSSNCRRVGGSNNCGGGNNHHHSDNCNKCSEDRSCKRKRSCCSGRNRNWFF